One part of the Treponema sp. OMZ 787 genome encodes these proteins:
- the lspA gene encoding signal peptidase II, producing the protein MNNKKDYYLPFLLTAIVIIVDQVTKILVVKYMSVNEVIPLIGDLLNLRFVYNTGAAFSLGAGFGEIPRKIFLVFLPFLLLLALIGAYMRSAELTKAQRWFICGIIGGGFGNIIDRFFRSEGVVDFIDVKFFGILGMERWPTFNAADSFIVVCGIGLCINLILTGIKQKKEQDN; encoded by the coding sequence GTGAACAATAAAAAAGATTATTATCTTCCTTTTTTACTTACTGCAATAGTTATTATTGTAGACCAAGTTACCAAAATTTTGGTTGTAAAATATATGTCCGTAAATGAAGTGATTCCGTTAATCGGGGACCTTTTAAATTTAAGGTTTGTATACAATACCGGGGCAGCCTTCAGTCTTGGAGCCGGTTTCGGAGAAATTCCAAGAAAGATATTCTTGGTTTTTTTACCATTTTTACTTTTGCTAGCCCTTATCGGGGCATATATGAGATCTGCGGAATTGACAAAAGCTCAAAGATGGTTTATATGCGGAATAATAGGCGGAGGCTTCGGAAATATTATAGACCGCTTTTTTAGATCTGAAGGCGTTGTCGACTTTATAGATGTAAAATTTTTTGGTATTTTGGGAATGGAACGCTGGCCTACATTTAATGCTGCCGATTCTTTTATTGTTGTATGCGGAATAGGTCTATGTATAAATTTGATTTTAACCGGAATAAAACAAAAAAAAGAACAAGATAATTGA
- a CDS encoding Crp/Fnr family transcriptional regulator: MSDLFSSFSRFAKKFPKGSVIFAEFEPGSSFYLIQSGRVQLIKIINGFEKNLDILQPGEIFGEMAILDNSPRSASAIAYDDVMALEFNKENFEILMKGNPAIAMRLLKTFVRRIYAQRRRFMILTIEDKPARIADVFLMLDETQPSLDRTTEMRTFDTTIEEVSRWAGLSKEETEDNMRKFIDQGRISVYDDRIIVQNMTDLTRYVNTRRSKEQNLYVL, from the coding sequence ATGTCGGATCTTTTTTCTTCATTTTCACGATTTGCAAAAAAATTTCCTAAAGGGTCTGTTATATTTGCAGAATTTGAGCCCGGCTCATCATTCTACTTGATACAGTCAGGACGAGTTCAGCTTATAAAGATTATAAACGGATTTGAAAAGAATCTTGATATTTTGCAGCCCGGGGAGATCTTCGGAGAGATGGCCATATTGGATAACTCTCCGCGTTCGGCCTCAGCCATAGCTTATGACGATGTGATGGCCCTCGAATTCAATAAAGAAAACTTTGAAATATTAATGAAGGGAAATCCGGCCATTGCCATGCGTCTTTTAAAAACCTTTGTAAGGCGAATCTATGCACAAAGACGGAGGTTTATGATTTTAACTATTGAAGACAAGCCTGCAAGAATAGCTGATGTTTTTCTCATGTTGGATGAAACCCAGCCTAGTCTTGACAGAACAACGGAGATGAGAACCTTTGATACCACAATTGAAGAGGTTTCCCGTTGGGCGGGTCTTTCAAAAGAAGAAACCGAAGACAATATGCGTAAGTTTATCGATCAAGGCCGTATATCGGTTTATGATGACAGAATCATAGTCCAAAACATGACAGACTTAACCCGGTATGTTAATACACGCCGATCAAAAGAACAAAATTTATATGTATTATAA